The Mycolicibacterium brumae DNA window AGAACGGCACCACGAAGAAGATCGCCAGGTACGCCAGCGCCGGCAGGATCATCAGGTACGGCGCGATCCTGCTGCGCTGGCGACTGCTGGTGGCCACCCCTGCCATAGGCGGCTAACCCCCGGTGACGGAGGTGTAGATGGTGTTGAACTCCTGGGTCAGCTCGTCGGTGAGCGCGGGCCAGGTGTACAGGTTGTCCTGAATGTCCTGCGGCGGGTTGATCAGCGGGTTGGTGGCCAGCGCCGGGTCGATCTTGGCCAGCTCGTCGGTCATATCCGAGAGCACCGGGACGAACTGGGTGAACGCCACCAGCTTGGCGTAGTTGGCGCGGTCGTAGATGTAGTCGATCCAGGCCTCGGCGCCCTTCTGGTTCGCCGTGGTGTACGGGATGGCCATGGTGTCGATGAACCAGTCGCCGCCGGACTCGGGGATGACGAATTCCAGGTCCGGATTGTCGGCCTGCAGCTGCACCACGTCGCCGGAGTAGGCCTGGGCGACCACCACATTGCCGGCGGCCAGATCGTCGCCGTAGTCATTGCCGGTGAACTTGCGGATCTGGCCGCGGTCCTTCTGCTCCCGGATCAGGTCGACGGCCTGCTGGACGGTCTCGGCGGTCGGGTCGGTCGGGTGGTTGCCCTGCGAGCTCATGATCATCCCGAGGCCGTCCTGGACATCGCTGAGCAGGCTGACCTTGCCCTTGAAGGCGGGATCCCAGAGGTCCTCGATCTTGGTGATCGGGCGGCCGGTGGCGGCCTTGTTGTAGGCCAGGCCGACCATGCCGGTCATGTACGGCGCGCTGAACTTGCGGCCCGGATCGGAGGCGTCGTTGAGCAGGTCGGCGCGCAGGTTCTTCTTATTCGGCACCCGGGACTCGCGGATCTCGTTGAGCCAACCCAGGCCCTGCATCCGCTGCGCGAAGTTCTGGGTGGGCACCACCAGGTCCGCGCCGATGTCCTGACGGCGCGACAGGGGCTCCTTGTACTTGGCGAACCATTCCTCGTTGTCGTTGTAGTCCTCTTTGTAGTCCACCGTCAGCCCGCTGGCCTGCTGGAACGCGGCGACGAACCCGTCGGCCATGTAGAACGGCCAGTTCGAGACGCGCAGCGTGCCGGTGGCCGGCGCGCCGTCGTCGGGCTCCATGCTGGGCGCCGCGGTCGGGCTGTCGGAGGAACTGGAACACGCCGACAGCACGGCCGGGCCGAACGCCAGCGCGGCGGCCGCCGCGCCGGCGCCGCCCAGGAAGCGGCGCCGGGAGGTGCGGTTGCCGGTCAGCCGGGCCAGCAGGGCGGGGTCGATGTTCTTGGGGGCCATGGCGGCGCCTTTCTGCAGGAGTGGGAGAGGGGAGTCGGCGCGGACGCGTCAGGAATCGTCGAGCAGTTCTTCGAGCTCGTCGACGGTGGTGGGGATGTCCGCGTCGGGCAGCACCAGCGACGCGTCCGGGGACCAGCTGACGTACACGGTGTCGCCGGGGCGCAGCATCGGCAGATCCTGCTCGGGCCCGACGTGCGCCAGGATCGGCGAATCGTCGGCCGCCGCGAGCTGCAGCCGCAGCACCGGGCCCTGGAAGGTCAGGTTCGCCACCGTCGCGGGCACGCCGACCGCGCCGGCCGGAGCCGCCATCGAGATCCGCACCCGCTCCGGGCGGACCATCAAGGTGGCCTTGCCGCCGTTGTTGATCGCGGTGTCACCGGGACGGGCCGGCAGCGTCGTGCCGAGCACCGCGATGTCGGCGAGGTCGCCGGAACGCCCGGTCTGCACGCCGTGCCAGAGATTGGCCTGGCCGATGAACCCGGCGACGAACACCGACGACGGCCGGTCGTAGATCTCGGTCGGCGTGCCGATCTGCTCGACATTGCCGGCGTTCATCACCGCAATCCGGTCGCTCATGGTGAGCGCTTCCTCCTGGTCGTGGGTCACGTAGACGAAGGTGATCCCGACCTCGCGCTGAATGCGCTTGAGTTCGAACTGCATGGCGTGGCGCAGCTTCAAATCCAGCGCGCCCAGCGGCTCGTCGAGCAACAGCGCGCTGGGGTGGTTGACCAGCGCGCGGGCCAGCGCGACGCGTTGCTGCTGGCCTCCGGAGAGCTGCGCGGGCCGACGCTGGGCGAAGCTGTCCAGTTGCACCACCGCCAGCAGGTCGTCCACCCGGCGGCGCACCTCGGCGGAGTCCAGTTTCTTGCTGCGGGGCCCGTAGGCGACGTTGTCCCACACCGTCATGTGCGGAAACAGCGCGTAGTGCTGGAAGACGGTGTTGACATTGCGCTTGTGCGGCGGCACCCGGGAGACGTCGGCGCCCTGCAGCCGGATGGCGCCCTCGGTGGGGGTCTCGAAGCCGGCGATCATCCGCAGCAGCGTGGTCTTGCCGCAGCCCGAGGACCCCAGCAGGGAGAAGAACTCGCCGGGCCCGACCTGGAAGTCCGCGCCGTTGACGGCGGTGAATTCGCCGAATCGTTTGGTGACCCGGTCGATCTCGACGGTGGGTTGGGCGGGTTCGCCGGGCGCGCCGGTCGGCGACGCTGCGACGGCAGCCGTCCTGCGGAAACTGGCCAGTTCGGGTCCCTCCTAGGCTTGGCTGGTCGTTGGCTGGGATGAATCTAAGCACCAGATCGGCGCTGCCGCAGCGGATGACGCGGCTTGACCCGCCGTTTGCCCGCCGGTCCGCGGCGAATTTCGCCCTGGCCGCACATTCGCGACGGCCGAAGACAATACTGATAGCCGCAATCACCCTTGCCTGATCAACTGAACACGCGACGCCCGGGAGACACCTATGAGCGCAGAGCAGCCGACCATCATCTACACCCTGACCGACGAGGCGCCGTTGCTGGCGACCTATGCCTTCCTGCCGGTGATCCGGGCCTTCGCGGGCGCGGCCGGAATCGAGGTCACGGGCAGCGATATCTCGGTTGCCGCGCGAGTGCTGTCGGAGTTCCCGGACTGCCTCACCGAGGACCAGCGGGTGCCGGACAACCTCGCCGAACTGGGTCGGCTCACCCAGGACCCGCAGACCAACATCATCAAGCTGCCGAACATCAGCGCCTCGGTGCCGCAGCTGAAGGCGGCTATCAAGGAACTGCAGGACAAGGGCTACGCCCTGCCGGACTTCCCGGACGACCCGAAGACCGACGAGGAATCCGAAACCCGGGCTCGCTACACCAAGTGCCTGGGCAGCGCGGTCAACCCCGTTCTGAGGGAAGGCAACTCCGACCGCCGCGCGCCGCGCGCGGTCAAGGAGTACGCCCGCAAGCACCCGCACAGCATGGGCAAGTGGTCACCCGCGTCGCGCACCCACGTCGCGCATATGACCCACGGCGACTTCTACCACGGCGAGAAGTCGATGACCGTCGACGCCGACACCGATGTGCGGATGGAACTGATCACCAACGGCGGGGAGACCGTCGTGCTCAAGCCCACCGTGCTGCTCGACGCCGGGGATGTCATCGACTCGATGTTCATGTCCAAGAACGCGCTGGTCGAGTTCTACGAAGAGCAGATGCAGGACGCCTACAAGACCGGCGTGATGTTCTCCCTGCACGTCAAGGCCACCATGATGCGGGTCAGCCACCCGATCGTCTTCGGGCACGCGGTCAAGGTGTTCTACAAGGACGCCTTCGCCAAGCACCAGGAGCTGTTCGACGAGCTCGGCGTCAACGTCAACAACGGTCTGTCGGACCTGTACAGCAAGATCGAATCGCTGCCCGCGTCGCTGCACGAGGAGATCATCGAGGACCTGCACGCCTGCCACGAGCACCGGCCGGAACTGGCCATGGTGGACTCGGCGCGCGGGATCTCCAACTTCCATTCGCCCTCGGACGTCATCGTCGACGCCTCGATGCCGGCGATGATCCGGGCCGGCGGCAAGATGTACGGCGCCGACGGCAAGCTCAAGGACACCAAGGCGGTCAACCCGGAGTCGACCTTCTCCCGGATCTACCAGGAGATGATCAACTTCTGTAAGACCAACGGGCAGTTCGATCCGACCACCATGGGCACCGTCCCCAACGTCGGCCTGATGGCGCAGAAGGCCGAGGAGTACGGCTCCCACGACAAGACCTTCGAGGTGCCCGCTTCCGGGGTGGCCAACATCGTCGACAACGCCACCGGCGAGGTGCTGCTGAGCCAGAACGTCGAGGACGGCGACATCTGGCGGCTGTGCATCGTCAAGGACGCGCCGATCCAGGACTGGGTCAAGCTGGCCGTCACCCGGACCCGGCAGTCCGGGATGCCGGTGGTGTTCTGGCTCGACCCGTACCGCCCGCACGAGAACGAACTGATCAAGAAGGTGCGCCGCTACCTCGGCGACCACGACACCGACGGCCTCGACATCCAGATCATGTCGCAGGTCCGGGCGATGCGGTACACGCTGGAGCGGCTGGTCCGCGGCCTGGACACCATCTCGGCGACCGGCAACATCCTGCGCGACTACCTGACCGACCTGTTCCCGATCCTGGAGCTGGGCACCAGCGCCAAGATGCTGTCCATCGTGCCCTTGATGGCCGGCGGCGGCATGTATGAGACCGGAGCCGGCGGCTCGGCGCCCAAGCACGTCAAGCAGCTGGTGGAGGAGAACCACCTGCGCTGGGACTCCCTGGGCGAATTCCTGGCGCTGGCCGTCAGCCTGGAGGACCTCGGGGTCAAGACCGGCAACGCCAAGGCGAAGATCCTGGCCTCGACGCTGGACGCGGCGA harbors:
- a CDS encoding NADP-dependent isocitrate dehydrogenase, whose amino-acid sequence is MSAEQPTIIYTLTDEAPLLATYAFLPVIRAFAGAAGIEVTGSDISVAARVLSEFPDCLTEDQRVPDNLAELGRLTQDPQTNIIKLPNISASVPQLKAAIKELQDKGYALPDFPDDPKTDEESETRARYTKCLGSAVNPVLREGNSDRRAPRAVKEYARKHPHSMGKWSPASRTHVAHMTHGDFYHGEKSMTVDADTDVRMELITNGGETVVLKPTVLLDAGDVIDSMFMSKNALVEFYEEQMQDAYKTGVMFSLHVKATMMRVSHPIVFGHAVKVFYKDAFAKHQELFDELGVNVNNGLSDLYSKIESLPASLHEEIIEDLHACHEHRPELAMVDSARGISNFHSPSDVIVDASMPAMIRAGGKMYGADGKLKDTKAVNPESTFSRIYQEMINFCKTNGQFDPTTMGTVPNVGLMAQKAEEYGSHDKTFEVPASGVANIVDNATGEVLLSQNVEDGDIWRLCIVKDAPIQDWVKLAVTRTRQSGMPVVFWLDPYRPHENELIKKVRRYLGDHDTDGLDIQIMSQVRAMRYTLERLVRGLDTISATGNILRDYLTDLFPILELGTSAKMLSIVPLMAGGGMYETGAGGSAPKHVKQLVEENHLRWDSLGEFLALAVSLEDLGVKTGNAKAKILASTLDAATGRLLDENKSPSRKTGELDNRGSQFYLAMFWAQELANQSEDAELAETFGPLAKTLADNEETIIAELGEVQGSPADIGGYYQPDAKLTAAVMRPSQTFNAALEEVRA
- a CDS encoding polyamine ABC transporter substrate-binding protein, producing the protein MAPKNIDPALLARLTGNRTSRRRFLGGAGAAAAALAFGPAVLSACSSSSDSPTAAPSMEPDDGAPATGTLRVSNWPFYMADGFVAAFQQASGLTVDYKEDYNDNEEWFAKYKEPLSRRQDIGADLVVPTQNFAQRMQGLGWLNEIRESRVPNKKNLRADLLNDASDPGRKFSAPYMTGMVGLAYNKAATGRPITKIEDLWDPAFKGKVSLLSDVQDGLGMIMSSQGNHPTDPTAETVQQAVDLIREQKDRGQIRKFTGNDYGDDLAAGNVVVAQAYSGDVVQLQADNPDLEFVIPESGGDWFIDTMAIPYTTANQKGAEAWIDYIYDRANYAKLVAFTQFVPVLSDMTDELAKIDPALATNPLINPPQDIQDNLYTWPALTDELTQEFNTIYTSVTGG
- a CDS encoding ABC transporter ATP-binding protein, whose protein sequence is MDRVTKRFGEFTAVNGADFQVGPGEFFSLLGSSGCGKTTLLRMIAGFETPTEGAIRLQGADVSRVPPHKRNVNTVFQHYALFPHMTVWDNVAYGPRSKKLDSAEVRRRVDDLLAVVQLDSFAQRRPAQLSGGQQQRVALARALVNHPSALLLDEPLGALDLKLRHAMQFELKRIQREVGITFVYVTHDQEEALTMSDRIAVMNAGNVEQIGTPTEIYDRPSSVFVAGFIGQANLWHGVQTGRSGDLADIAVLGTTLPARPGDTAINNGGKATLMVRPERVRISMAAPAGAVGVPATVANLTFQGPVLRLQLAAADDSPILAHVGPEQDLPMLRPGDTVYVSWSPDASLVLPDADIPTTVDELEELLDDS